The genomic DNA gttttactttatcaTATTTTAATCCTATTTTTAAAACGAAACGGGCATGATGATGGTAATTTTTAGGTTGATAACGTAAAGAGTTAGCAGTTTCATATCATTGCTATAGCCCGAGCATTTTATCCTGAGATAATCCTCTACATGTCGATTTTGTAAAAGGTCTAAATTAAATGCACCTGGAAATATATTTAAAGCCCTTTGTCATCGCGTTCTCTATCGCATTAAAGTACTTCCGCTGTGTCCTGCATCGGAAGTTGCATCAGGCAGATTATAGACAGCCGCTCCCTGTTTCGGCAAAGAACTGCAAATCTAAAACTCTACAATCGGCTGTGATAGCCGGAATCTTTCATCTGTTGAAGTTATAGCAGTAATATCGCATGTCCAATATACAGAACCTCCAATCTTTCGGTGAGTTGCAACGCATCGTGCACGAGTTAATACACGGCACGCGCGGAAAACTGCTTTAAACCTTTTCAGATGATTAAAAATCGcgtagagaatttttattttatttattttaatgtcgtTAAATATAATTGTGATAATGGTATTTCGatcaagagatatatatatatatatatatatatatgtgtgtgtgtatatgtatgtatacgtgTGTGGGTCAGGTTTTGTCTAAATTGTGGGGGCCCAGCAGCGCAACACCACTTTTTAAacgtataaattatttttttatttaataatcaaAAAATGTAGAAAGATTTGTGAGAGTTAGGTGGGTTGAAAATATCATTAACTTGTTATTAAAACAACAGAAGTCGATAATCTTTATATTGGTATCCAGAAGTACTAATGTTGCTTATGCTTTAATATACTACAGTTATACTATATACTACTTCCATTGTGCAAAAAATGCACCCTTCATCTTCAAGCTTCTGCCTTTTATTAAACTAGAAATTATGCAAGACCTGTAGATGCTGTTGTgatttaattttccttttttcttctttgtgCTCTTCAATAACTAATTTATTTCTATTGTGTGCTATACCATCCAATAGATCCCTTTGCTGATGCAACTAAGGGTGACGACTTGCTCCCGGCTGGGACAGAGGATAAAATCCACATACGGATACAGCAGCGGAACGGTCGCAAAACACTGACCACAGTGCAAGGAATCGCAGATGATTATGATAAAAAGAAGCTGGTGAAAGCCTTCAAAAAGGTATCGTCCAACTCCCAAGTCAGTCTATATTATACAACAACAAAATGTCATTGTTTAACATGCTTGTCTTGCAATACTTAATCGTTCACAGAAATTTGCCTGCAATGGTACTGTGATTGAGCATCCAGAGTATGGAGAGGTGATTCAGTTACAGGGTGACCAGAGGAAGAACATCTGCCAGTTTCTGTTAGAGGTAGGCATTTTTTTGAGGttctataatgttttttttttttttttttttatgggtttGATTCGCAGAACTATCACTAGGACCATTTcttatttttctcattttgttttacaGATCAACATCGTAAAGGAGGAACAGTTAAAAGTTCACGGTTTTTAAAATGATTGCCCCTCCTGGGGCTTGTAAAGGACTGCACCAGCATGTAGCAATCCTAGTACATTTATTGCAGGGGGTTTTGTGACCATATGCTATCAATGCAGACCGCAGGATAAagcgggtttttttttttttttttttttttttcttttgcaatcaTTCCAAGCTCAGAATTTTCACAATGACCTCAAGCAGGCCACATATTCCAGGCTGGTCTGGTTTAGACTCTGAATCTTTGTTGCCAATGCTAGTTGACGTTTTACGATAGACACAATTGCACGATATCTTTTTATCAGACAATAAAAGTTATGACTTTGCACATttgtggattatttttttttttcttacggTCATAAAATTAGCAGTTTGAGTACGTAAATATAAACTTATGTAGCAGTATGTTCACAAAGTACTTTTATGTTTTCTCCCT from Xyrauchen texanus isolate HMW12.3.18 chromosome 41, RBS_HiC_50CHRs, whole genome shotgun sequence includes the following:
- the eif1b gene encoding eukaryotic translation initiation factor 1b gives rise to the protein MSNIQNLQSFDPFADATKGDDLLPAGTEDKIHIRIQQRNGRKTLTTVQGIADDYDKKKLVKAFKKKFACNGTVIEHPEYGEVIQLQGDQRKNICQFLLEINIVKEEQLKVHGF